Below is a genomic region from Brassica oleracea var. oleracea cultivar TO1000 chromosome C9, BOL, whole genome shotgun sequence.
ATTGAAACAAAAAAAAAAAAAAGATGGGTTCTTTAACTCAAGCGTGCTCTTCCTCTTCTCTGGCGAAGAGTGTGTTCTCCTTGGCTTCATCACCTTTTATCTTCACGAGCAGGCGCAAATTCAGAGCATCCACCTCCGCGTCGTCGGCGTCTAATTCAGCTTGTCTCGATGTAAAGGAAGTGAGAAGCACTGATTTGGTGGACTTGGAGTATGCCGACCTTAACCTCAAGTACAAGATATCTGAAGTATCCTCCTTTCATCTCTCTTTATCTTCATTCTCTCTTTCTTCTTTTCTTCTGCTTACATTTTTTTGTTTGCAGGAAGTGGGTCATGTAAGAATCAGACAGCATGTTAACCCTCTCAGTTCCTCTTTCTCTGTAAGTTTATGTTGGTGGTGTTGCTAAGCTTTATGACATCTTTTCTTTTCTGTATTGATGTGGCAAACAGTGTGACTGATTTACAATGTTTGTATATCTGATATAGACGCCAGCTCCAGTTCCTGCTTGGGAGGAAGTGTATAAGGATCCATCGCTACCTCTTATGGTTGATATTGGAAGTGGTATCTTGTGAGCTTTACTTAAGACTTGTGGGAGCTTTTGATAGATTATGTTCTTTTAAGTTGAGTTTATATTTCACACTGGGAGACTTTTGGTAGAAAAGTTGGAATCTTTCATCTCTTTCCATGGCATTTCAAATATCTCTCCTCTATATTGTTTCTGGTTGTAACGTCTCTTTCGTGCTTGAAATGTGTTTTAACTTGTAAATACCAAAACTTTCCCTCCGCCTTGTGAAATGGTTTTATGATTTGTATGACAGGTAGTGGCAGATTCCTCCTGTGGCTAGCCAAGAAGAATGCTGATTCAGGCAACTACTTGGGGTTGGAGATACGCCAGAAAGTATGCTTCTTTGAGCTCCTTTTGACTGTTTCCAATTCACTTGACCATTCATCTGCTTTTTTTTTTTTTTTGCTTAATGTATTTTCGGTTTCTTTGCAGCTGGTCAAGCGTGCTAACTTTTGGGTTAACGAGCTGGGACTTTCTAACGCGTAATCTCTTGCATTCCACAAAAATCTTAGAAAACATCTTTTTAGCATTTTGAATACTCTGTTGATTTAACTTCTTTGATATATATATATATATATCTCTTGTGGATGTGTTTCAGACACTTCATTTTTGCAAATGCCATGGTTTCATTTGATCATCTTATATCAAGCTACCGTGGACCGTTGGAGTTTGTCTCAATCTTGGTAAAGTGTGAAAAGCTGTGAACATCTACAAGCCTGTATCTATCATGTGCTGATCCAAGTTCTTGTTTTGATGTTTTAATTAAACGCAGTGTCCGGACCCACATTTCAAGAAACGCCATCACAAGAGACGTGTTGTGCAAAAGCCTTTGGTAGATTCCATTCTGAAAAACCTAAAACCCGGTGGAAAGGTAAAGTCTTTGCTTAGTCAAGTTTCCGCACTTTCAAAAGCTTCGTTTACCTTCCAATGGCTACCGGTTTGTTTCATAGGTTAGAGTTAGACTACTAATTAACGAATCATTGCAACAGATATTTGTGCAGTCAGATGTGCTCGACGTAGCTCAGGACATGAGAGATCAGTTAGACGAGGAAGCAAAGGTTCTTGAACATGTGGACACAGTCGATACAGAGGAAGGTTGGTTAAGGGAAAACCCAATGGGTATACGAACTGAACGAGAGATTCACGCTGAACTCGAAGGTGCAAGGATCTACAGAAGACTATATCAGAAGAAGATATTGATTGGTAGTCTTCAATAAACCATCAACGTGTAATAGAGAAAAGCTAGAGCTTCAAAATTCACATGTTTTTGAGCAGTTTGATTTATTTTACAGAAACGCCCCATAAGTTTCAGCTTTTATCACAATTTTAAGTAGTACAATATAAGAAATATGTAGTGGATTATGCGAGTGAATTTTGACTAGACAGTCTAGAATCAGATCCTATCATAATATAAAATTCTTGGATTTTTATTTCTTTCTTCATGTGTAAGATTTAAAATATTCATAATCGGTCGGTCTTCAGACAAAACAACAACAAAATGGCATATACTTAGGTCAGTGTAATTAATATACATTATCTTGAAGAATTTTGTGAAAAAAATAAGTAAAAGGAAACGCGTTGCGTGGAAACTACGGCTCGTTCTTGATCAGCAGCATCTCAAGCGTTTCCTCTGCTTCTTTGGTACGCAAATCTTCAATCTTTGTCTTTTGTTTCTGGTTTCTTACTATACTATAGGGTTTGTGTGTTAAGCATCTTTTCAGTCTTGTGAATATGAGAATCCTTAAGCTGTTTTACAGTTTCTTATGTCCATGTTTATTGCTCTTATTCTCTTATCATTTTCTTTATCTTATGAACATGCATGCATGTCTATCGATTTGTCTTCACTATCTAACGTCAAGGTGTGTTCATATTTTGTTTACAGTGGTCGACTAGTCTGAGGTCTAAGTTTGAAAAAGAAAATGGGGGAGGATCAGCGTAATCACAGTGACAAAGGATTCTTCCACCACTTAGCAGGATATGCAAGTGGACGCTACCGACCTCACGGTCATCATGGTTATAATAATCACGGTCATCATGGTTATGGAGTTCCTTATGCATATCCTGCTCCTCCTCCTCCGTATGGTTATCCACCTGTTGCTTATCCTCCACATGGTGGTTATCCTCCACCCGGTTATCCACCTCACGGTTATCCCGGTCAGTCTCACTCTAGTATTTTCAATCTCATTTACATTCTTCCTCTTACAAATGTCACCACATTTAGCTAGGTTTTCAAGTTATTTTGTGTTTGCTTTTTTTTTGTTACAGTATGTATTGTTTCTGCCAAAGATCATAACGCAGAATAGTGAACATCTTTATATTTGGAAAATATTAGTAGTTTTTTTATTGTAAACGCAAACGCAGATACGTTTGGAATTATAGAGACCTTTAGGCATGATGTTGATGAGGAAAACCAAATAAATGTTACAGGACACCACCACCACGGAGGTATAGGAGGGATGATAGCGGGTGTGGCAGCTGCAGCAGTTGGTTCTCACCACCATGGACACTATGGTCACCATCACGGTCACGGCTATGGGTACGGGTATTACAAACACGGTAAGTTCAAGCACGGAAAATTCGGGAAACGCTGGAAGCATGGCATGTTTGGGAAGCACAAGGGAAAATTCTTCAAGAAATGGAAGTGATTTGTTTCCTGAAAAAGATATAATCCAATTCAGAGACCATACATTATCATTATGTAACAACAATAAATAATTAAGTCTCTGAAAATGTTACATATTTATTGTGAGCTTTATAAGAGGCTAGAATGTCATAATCTTTCTTTCTTGGTTTGGTATTGTCAAGCTTTTCTTTTGTTTTACATTGTCATGTATAAAGTTTGTTTCATTTGGTAGTCGGATACAAAAATCCACTTGTTTGAAAACGATCTTTTATTACTGATTGAGAATCTTCAATAAACCACTCATTTTCTTCTTCTTTCCTTTTCTTTTGGAGTTAAGTGTGATTAAGATCGGTCACGTTAATACTTATCCACTTTTGTTTAGTGGGTAAAATGTTTCTTGGTTTGGCTTAAGGTATATATATAAGAACAATAAATGAAAGGTTTTTTTGCAAAATTGACTCAAAACTCAAAGTCAAACCTAAAACTAATTCATGATTTTTTTTGGATTTTTCTTTTGTCCTATTCACTTCACAAGTTCATATTATTCACGAAAATGCCATTAGTTTTTTTTTCCTTTTTTTCGAAAATGATATTTTTACTCTCTCATCCTCATCATCTTCAAGTATTTACAAGATTGTCATTACAATCAATACACCAACCACCATGAGCAACCAATTTGAAGCTCTTAATGCACCTCAAATCGATTTACACTCTCTCTTTCTCATTTGTTATGAACTAAAAACAACATCTCTTTCACTTTGCCTCCATATTCATTCAAAAAACTCAAGCTTTTGATTCAATTTTTTTTTATGGTTGATAGAGCCATTCAAGCATACTATTCTTGGTGGGTTACTTTCGTTTGAGGTTTTGTGTGGTTGGAGAAGACTCTGTGTGCTAAGGAAGTCATCTCACTAGTTTAAGGTATGAAATTAAAAAAATTTCCACATCTGTTCGCGTAGAAGACTTACCCGTAAGTAGTCTGGCTGTAGAAGACTTACGGGTAAGTCTTCTGGTCAAACGGACGACTTACTTGTAAGTCGTTATCTTTGTTTGCTAAAAAAAATCTAGAGAATACCCTAGATGACTTAGTTTAGATAAACGGGTTAGTTTTGTATTTGACCGAATTGTGTCAGATATTTGACTTTTCCTGGATAAGTCGTCTCCGAGAAAACAAAAATTTCAATATTTTTTTAAAGCTAGACGACTTATCTGTAAGTCATCTTAAGTTACTTTTGCAATTGGAAAATAAAACTTAAATATTTAACTTTTCCCAGACGACTTCTGCGGAAGTCGTCAAGTAAGACGACTTACTTGAAAGTCGTCCGACTTACTTGAAAGTCGTCTGAGTTACTTGAAAGTCGTCTATGATAAGCAAAGTCGTCCAGATTTATTTCCTAGATTCTGGTTAAACCTTGATTATCTCGGACGACTTTCTCGTAAGTCGTCTACCTTGACGACTTTCAAGTAAGTCGTCTGGGTAAAGTTAAATATTTAAGTTTCTTTTTCGAATTGCAAACTAACCTGAGAAGACTTACAAATAAGTCGTCTAGCTTTAATAAAATATTGAAATTTTTGTTTACCCAGAGACGACTTACTGGTAAGTCGTCCAGAAAAAGTCAAATATCTGACACAATTCGATCAAATGCAAAACTAACCCGTTTTATCCTAGAGGACTTACTGGTAAGTCGTCTAGAGTTTTTTTTTTTAAAAAAACAAAGCTGGACGGTTTACAAGTAAGTCATCCAATTTAAAATTCAATTGCAAAAATGACCTCTTTGGACGACTTACTGGTAAGTCTTCCAGACAACTTACTGGTATGTCGTCTACGTCAATGTCTAGTAAACTTTCATTTTCTCTATGGTTTATTAATGTGTTTTATTTTGAATTTTTGTCGATGATGCGTCAGTTACATGCAGTGTATGAAGAATGGTTGTTGAAAGATTGCTNNNNNNNNNNNNNNNNNNNNNNNNNNNNNNNNNAAACTTGCTCGAGATAACCAAAACGCATGGAGTACGGTTTTGTGTATCAAGCCGTAGCAAGGTGGAAACGGTTTCAGAGTTCAGGGAAGAAGATGATGAAGCTGATAAAGCTGATGAATGTTTTGAAGATGATGATGATGAATTGGTTGAAGATGAAAATCATGATGGGGAGGAGGACGATGGGGAGGAGGACGATGGGGAGGAGGACGATGGGGAGGAGGATGATGGGGAGGAGGATGTTAGAGTTCAGGGAAGAAGCTGATGAAGCTGATGAAGTTGATGAATGTTTTGAAGATGATGATGATGATGATTTGGTTGAAGATGNNNNNNNNNNNNNNNNNNNNNNNNNNNNNNNNNNNNNNNNNNNNNNNNNNNNNNNNNNNNNNNNNNNNNNNNNNNNNNNNNNNNNNNNNNNNNNNNNNNNNNNNNNNNNNNNNNNNNNNNNNNNNNNNNNNNNNNNNNNNNNNNNNNNNNNNNNNNNNNNNNNNNNNNNNNNNNNNNNNNNNNNNNNNNNNNNNNNNNNNNNNNNNNNNNNNNNNNNNNNNNNNNNNNNNNNNNNNNNNNNNNNTGTACTCTGAAGTATGTTGGTAGGCTTTTCATTGATCGTGTTTGTAATTATTGATGGGATGAATCCGCAGCATATCACTGATGCAATGAAGAACATGTTTGGCATGACACTTGATTACACCACTTCATACAGAGCACTTTTATATGCACAAAAATTGGTGAGAGATCAGCAGAAGATGGGTATTCGCGTCTGCCATCATATCTCGAGCAAATCTCCTTAGCAAATCCCGATTCTATCACGGCTATAGAACTTGTTTATATCAATTGATTTAAGCATCTATTTCTCTCTTTTTGAGCTTCTATCAAAGGTTTTAAGTATCAGAGAATGATCATTGTGGTGGATGGGACTCACCTAAGTGGGAAGTATGGAGGTGTTATGTTAGTTGCAGTCGCACAAGATGGGAATTTTCAGATATTTCCATTGGCTTTTGGGATCGTAGATGCTGAAGATGAACCTTCTTGGGAATGGTTTTTCACAAAATTGGCTAGTTGTGTATCTGATGAGCAGCCTCTGGTGATAGTCTCCGACCGGCACACGACCATTAAAAATGTGTGTGATAAAGTGTTTCCTTGGGCAACCCGAGGAATATGTTATTATCGCCCTCAAGATAACATTGTCAAAAAGTATAAAGGGAAACATCTCTTGTACTTGGTGAAAGGTGCTGCTTATGCTCATACGGTTTCAGATTTTGACCGGTACATGGCTGAGATACGGAGTGCAAACCCGGACCTTGCAACGTATTTGGAGAATGCCGACGTCAGCCTATGGTCAAGGGTTTATTGTCAGGGGGACAAGTACAACATAATGACAAGCAACATCGATGAATCTATTAATTCTGCTCTGAAGCGAGCTAGAGGATTTCCGGTCAGTTCCTGTTGGAGTTCATAAGGGAGAAGCTAGGAAAGTGGTTTTGGAAAAGGAGAGAAGATGCTTTGAGTCTCCCAACTCAACATAGTCGAGGTGTTGAATACTTGCTTGCTGTTCGATCGGAGATAGCAGATACGATGACGGTACAACCAATTGATGGGTTGTGATTCTTTGTGAAATGTGGCAAAATAGACTGTGTGGTTGATTTGGAACATGGAAAGTGTGATTGTGGTGTCTATGCAGTGGAGAAAATACCTTGCTCTCATGCTATAGCTACAGGAACATCTGCTGATTTGTATATCTCCACACTTGTATGTCCAGTGTACTCAAAGGATTTTCTGTTTGCAGGATACTTAGAGAATATATATCCTTGTGTTGGACAACAAGTTGAGGAACACACATGCTTTCCTCCGGGTGTAAAGCATGGTCCGGGAAGACAGAAGAAACTAAGATGACAATCTTGGTTGGAGCTATCCAGGATGAGAGGACGCAAACCTCGGAAGCAACACAGGGTTTATAGATGCTCAAAATGTAAGTAAACTGGCCATACAAAACCATAATGTAAGAAATGACGTGGACGAACTTCAAGTAAGTCATCCAAAAGGTCGTCCAGTTAGTCGTCCAGGGTTTTTTTATCCAGAAGACCTTCAAGTTAGTCGTCCAGTGTTTAGTCTTCCAGTGTTTAGTCTTCCAGAAGACCTTTAAGTAAGTCGTCCAGAAGACCTTAAAGTTAGTCGTCCAGGGTTTTTTCNNNNNNNNNNNNNNNNNNNNNNNNNNNNNNNNNNNNNNNNNNNNNNNNNNNNNNNNNNNNNNNNNNNNNNNNNNNNNNNNNNNNNNNNNNNNNNNNNNNNNNNNNNNNNNNNNNNNNNNNNNNNNNCGTCCAGGGTTTATTCTTCCAAAAGACCTTCAAGTTAGTCGTCCAGTGTTTAGTCTTCCAGAAGACCTTCAAGTAAGTCGTCCAGAAGGTCGTCCAGTTAGTCGTCCAGTGTTTAGTCTATGTATTAAAAATTTGTGTTATGAACTTATATGTGTTAACTTCTTTGTCAAATTGCACTACCAAACAAATTTAAGAAGGTCTTGTTCTTTATATTATTCGAAAGGTTACAAAAGGTCACTGCACAAAAAAACAAAGGTTACAGAAGGTCACTGCACAGAAGACTTTCTATACTACTTATAGGTTACAAAATAGGGATCAAGTTCAAATTCACACATCAGCCTAATCAATCATACAAAATAATCAAACATAGTCTGTTTATCACCTCTCATACACACCCAGGTTGGCATCACTGTCCTTGTTTTCGAACTCATGTGCGTCAGGAAGCTCTTGAAATATATCCACCGCCATCTTATCCCTTATAGTCTTCCCGTTGGGCTTAGCAAAGTCTTTTTTTACTAAACTATATCCCAAGAGTATGACATTCAATGTACTTTAGAGCGTACACGCCACAATCATCAGCTCGGGCCGGAGGTATATTGGTCGGTCTCTCTTATGTGAATGGCTCCAGGCTGTATTAGGCATGTTGTTCGTCTGAGGAAGCGCACTCAACAAGCAGATAAGGGATCATGTAGACAAAAGACTCCATTACCACATCGATTTCTTCTGGGGAGATACTGGAACAAATGTTGTCCCAGACGACTATGTGCCTCTTAGGGATCGATATCCACTTAGCAATCCAATGAGTGTCGTTGTAGTTCACTGGCGCATAGATATCATCAATATCCATCCCCCAAACCTTGTTCGATTGGCAAAATGATGGTATAGTGCTTGCATAATAATTCCACGCTCCACCAGGGAGTCTTCTTCCTAAAGCGTTCTGATCGGGCTCCGAGTCCTTAAAATCCTTGTAGTTGAATCTCCATTGCTGAGCAAAGAGATGATCAAGGAAGCACATTCTCTCGCTCCTGAAATGTTGTGGGNNNNNNNNNNNNNNNNNNNNNNNNNNNNNNNNNNNNNNNNNNNNNNNGCTGCATATAAAATAGGGTACAAGTCAGAAGATATCAGACGATTTACTAGTAAGTCGTCTACGTAGAAGACTTACCAGACGACTTATTGGTAACTCGTCTACAAAGAAGACTTATCAGTAAGTCATCTAAGTCATAGCAGAAGACTTACATAGTCCTCCAGCCACTCTAAGGAGGTCCGGAGGATTTGATACCACCAAGTTCTGCTTGTACGTGGTTTTTTATCGAGAGGTGTTCTATAATGACTGAAACACAAAATGTTGAAAAGCAATCAGTTTTTGTAGACTAAAGCAAGCTATTATGGGAAAAACAAACACTTGCAGACAAGTTTTTAACCAATCAGCGAGCTCCTTCAACTTCTTCTTGTCAATTGGTGCAAAATGGGGAAAATAGTCAATTCCCCCGTGAACTTAGTTCTCCCGGTTTATTCACACACGATATATTGAATCAAGCTGGAAACCACATGAACTACTTCATTTAAAAAATTTAGTCATAAACTTTTAAAAGATGGTCAATTACACCAAACCGTAAGTTGGCCGTGCTGTTTGCCGTATAAGGAGATTGATGTGAGGCAGCAAGTTTCCTTGTTCGATCACTCTTTGCACGGCAAAGTGCCAAAGCAGCATCCCTCTTTTCCAAATATCTAGCATCCTCCTTCTGTAAATCTGAAACAGTGGATTGATTTTTGTCCAATAGAACAAGGCTCGGTTCTGGAACTTTATCTTTCGAGCAACTAGCATCTGCGGGCACATCTGGACATTTATCCTCCGGCAAGCTCTTCCTTCCCGCGTTCGTCCCATTAACACTTTCACTCTGTAATATACAAGATGGGTTTATACAATAATAACCAAAGATCTATTTCAAACAATAATAACCAATGACTTTTTCCAAAGATCCATTTCATACACTATAAACAAAGCACACATGTTCTGACATACAAGAAACAAAGCAAATGCAACTTTTCAGTTCTTATTCTTAAGACTTTGTCTAGTCAATCTCTTGTTGGGAGAGGATTCGTTACTCACCCCGGGTTCGAGCGTCGGTTTAGGTGGAGGGGTAGTGTTTTGAGCTGATGTCCCTTTCCGTTTTGTGGTGATGCCAACCTTCTTCTCCACA
It encodes:
- the LOC106319346 gene encoding tRNA (guanine-N(7)-)-methyltransferase, with product MGSLTQACSSSSLAKSVFSLASSPFIFTSRRKFRASTSASSASNSACLDVKEVRSTDLVDLEYADLNLKYKISEEVGHVRIRQHVNPLSSSFSTPAPVPAWEEVYKDPSLPLMVDIGSGSGRFLLWLAKKNADSGNYLGLEIRQKLVKRANFWVNELGLSNAHFIFANAMVSFDHLISSYRGPLEFVSILCPDPHFKKRHHKRRVVQKPLVDSILKNLKPGGKIFVQSDVLDVAQDMRDQLDEEAKVLEHVDTVDTEEGWLRENPMGIRTEREIHAELEGARIYRRLYQKKILIGSLQ
- the LOC106316245 gene encoding spore coat protein YeeK, translated to MGEDQRNHSDKGFFHHLAGYASGRYRPHGHHGYNNHGHHGYGVPYAYPAPPPPYGYPPVAYPPHGGYPPPGYPPHGYPGHHHHGGIGGMIAGVAAAAVGSHHHGHYGHHHGHGYGYGYYKHGKFKHGKFGKRWKHGMFGKHKGKFFKKWK